TGCACTAGCCGGCGGTGCTGCCTTGGCATCTGTGGCCGGAACATACATCCTTGCACCCTGGTTGAAGAAGGACCTGTCCTATATCTACACCTGTATGAAGCTTGTCAAAGCGCTCCTGGGCTATGCAAAGAAGAAGGTTTTTGTCATCGATGTATTTGAGGCGACGGCCAAGAAACATCCTAAAAAGACAATGATTTGGTTTGAAGGGAAAGCTTATAGCTATGAAACTGTGAACCAGCAAGCTAATCGTGTTGCCCACTTTGCTGAGGAGATCGGACTAAAGACAGGAGATACGGTAGCGATGATGGTCTATAACTCACCTGAGTTCATTTGGACAATATTTGGTGAGTACCCACTCATAGGTTCATGTATTTCTTATTAAGGCCCTGCAGTGGTTTATCAGCAAGTCCCTAGTTTAGGCAAGCGATGTCTTTGTCAAACTTATATTTTGCATCTGTACAACCCAATCTCTCTATTGCAGGATTCTACAAACTTGGTATCAAGGTAGCTCTCATCAACACCAACATCCGATCCAAGTCACTTTGGCATTGCCTTTCCATTAGTGATGCAAACAACCTAATCATTGGAGAAGGGTTGCTTGATGCATTGGAAAGTGTGTCTGATGATATCAAATCGGCTGGTATGGATGTTTGGATACAGGGTAAGGATGTACCTTCCCTGTACCATGCCATGGACGAGGTGATGGAGAGAGTCGGTGACAACCCTATTGACCCTGCGGTCAGGAAGGACATTGGTATCAGAGACCCTGCTTACTACATCTACACCTCGGGAACAACAGGTTAGACTGCCATGTTCTTTAGCAATTTGATATCTTTTGACATTGTAATAATGATGGGTTAACCTGTCCCATCACTAGGCTATTTCCAAGGCTGATACGATTTGGTCTCATCACCAGTAGTTTTGATTTCAGTTTAGTTTGGACATGCTATGATCAGGACAAGGATGTAGGACTAGTGGTGGGATGACATTGTTGAAAATACTCCTTTCCTAATCGCACTGTGGCAAAATCATTCCTGCAGAAGGTTCAGTACCACATTTGGAAACAAAGGAAGAATGAGTTGAGTGGACTTTCAGTTAATATCTATTGTAGATTTCAGCCCATCTTGTATATCCGATATATCCGTCATCTCTATAATTTCCTGCCAGGTCTACCAAAAGCTGCTGTCGTTACCCATCGTCGATTGGTAGGTGGAGTTGCCGTCATTCCTGAAGTAGCTCCAATGAAACATGATGACATTCTCTATGTTCCACTGCCATTGTACCATGGTTCTGCTCTTGCGTTTGGCCTCGGTGGTGTGATACGTCAGGGTAGGTAGGACTTAAGCTTGATGTCCAAGCTAAATAATTGGTCCGCAGTCTTTGGTGCTCAATTGCTCTCAACATCAGGAGATACATCTGTCCTAAGTGAGACGTCTCTGGGTGTCCTGGCTTATGTCGAGATCCCATTAGGGAAGACTGTGGAACCTGATGTGGACTCAGTTGAAGATGAACTTGCTCGGCTCTGTGAGACCACCAGACCACTCAATGGGGTAGTCCATCTATAATAAGTCGACTCAATGATCTTTTTCTTTATCTGATATAAAACCCTACATCTTCAGGCTCCACAATGGTCCTCCGTAAGAGATTCTCTGCCTCACAATTCTGGGATGACTGTCGTAAATATGATGTCactgtcatcctttacattggTGAACTGTTGCGATATCTGACTAACAGACCCAAGGTTAGTAACAACATCAGTGGTCTCATAGAAAGGTTGCTTGTGAGGGAAGTATATAGAAGTGTCAGGCACCTTCTCTTGAACTCAATGCCTGGTCATGCTCTTGTGTCCAATTATGAACAATGAATCTTAGTCTTGGTGAGAGGGTGCAGAACTGAAGACCAAGCTGTGGAGAGCACTGGATGAACTTACACGAACAACTGTGTGATGGATCCTCATTTCCTTGGTTGCCACTCTATACAGGCGTAATATATTGCTGTTATTTTCAGCAAGCCAGTGACAAAGAACACAAGGTCCGCTGTGCCTTTGGTAATGGCCTCCGTCCAGAGGTGTGGGTTGAATTCCAGGAGAGGTTTGGTGTCCGTGACATCAGAGAAATGTATGCAGCAACTGAAGGAACTGGATTCTTTGCTAACATGGGTAATGTCGTTGGATCCATTGGTAGAGCATCTCCTATATTTGTGAGTATTATTTGGTGTCTGCAACTATCTTGAAGTTTGCGCTCGTTTGGTTTCATGCAATGCTTGTCAGGCTAATCAACCTGCAACATACAAAATGGGCCTGAATATAAGACTTGTGGGATCTACATCCTTTCACAGCATGTGCCAATGTTAGTAATCTAGGTAATGCCTGATGAAGTTATCTCATCTGGTGATGCTGAAAATCATCTTTTCATTTCAGCGATTAATCTACCCATTCCGTTTCCTCAAGTTTGATGTTGAGAACGAGACTGCCTATCGTGGACCTGATGGGAGATGTGTAGATGCTAAATGTGGTCAGTTTgttcatatttttcatcatttcaagtTAAGTGTCCATGTATGTGAACACCTACTGTCACTCTGGGTATCATGGAAGACAATGAGGGCCCAGGAGCAGCGCTATTAAAGTAGGACAGCCACCTTGATGTCCTCCTGAAAGCTGAAGTAAAGGCGAAGAGAAACCTTTTTCTTACATGAAACTTTTGATTATTCCAGGTGAAGTTGGTCTGTTTGTATCTGGAATTAACGATGGACGGATGGAGTTTGACGGCTACAAGGGAAGGAAAGAATTGAACGAGAAGAAGATTCTCCGCAACTGTTTCAAAGACGGTGATGCATTCTTCGACTCTGGAGATCTCATGTTAGTTgataacatgtacaatgttttctTCAAGGATCGTGTTGGAGACACATTTAGGTATGCTGCATTTTGTATCCTTTGGTTGTTCATTTTACAAACAAGACAATATGAACTTTGTGGAGTTTTTGTCCGTGGCTGTCTCTGTTTAAGACATAACAGTTTGGGTTGTGACTGCCAGTAAACACTGTGATGTGAAAACCCTTCATTGACAGCTTCTTTGGAATACCATGCCAAATATCCCAATTCATGGTGAATTTGTATTTCAGGTGGAAAGGTGAGAACGTCTCCACCACTGAGGTAGCCACTGTCTTATCTGATGGAGAAGATTCCATCTTTCATGTAAATGTCTATGGGGTAGAAGTCCCTGGTAAGTAAACATCCATAGACTGCTCTATAAGGGCTGTTGAAGATCTCGATTCTCCTGTAGCTGGCTGATGATACTATATATTTTGTAGTCCTCACATTAAGAGTTTAATAACTGCAGTTTGGGCCTTTGAACAACTTAGGTTTCTCAGCAAAGCCTATAGAAGTTCCTTGGCCAAAAATAATAAACTTTATGTCTCATTGTCATTGTTTTCTGTTTCAGGAGGAGATGGTCGAGCTGGCATGGCAGCCATGACGATGAACCAAGACTTTGAAGTAACAGACACACTGCTGAATAATCTATACAAGAAAGTCACCGATTATCTCCCAGTTTATGCGAGGCCGTTGTTCATTCGAGTTCAAACTGAGATTCAGCAGACGTCAACCTTCAAGTACATCAAGGGCAACCTTCAACGGGAGGGTTTCAATCCTGAGATCATCAAGGAACCACTCTATTTGCTCGACACGAAGACTAAGACTTATACTCCACTGACTGCGGAACTTTTCAAAAAGATTGAATCTGGGGACATCAGACTTTGAATAGGAGAAATCTACCGAACAATTTTCTGACCAAAAGCTTATTCATCTCGGTGCTATTATGGATTATTTTGTTCCTCCGTATTATACTAAAACCATCTCACTGCTAGGGCCATAGCAAAAACTGTGATAACTATGTGCAAACCTCAGATAAATGACAGTTGTTTGAAGGTAGCAGGGATATTTCTGTTAGATTTCCATAACTATTCACCATTTTTGTGCTAGCTAAttttaatgaataaaaaaatcatcctaTTGAATATTTTTGTCTTGTGCTCGATTGTTTCTGCTCAGTTTATGGATCGATTTCGACGCAGTTTGGGGAAATGTGTTAACAGGACCTACCCCTTTGATTTAGCAGTTAGTTGCCTTGGTTCATATAGATCCATGCTCATGGAGGATACCACAGGTTTTGTAGACGAAATGCTAACCAGGCAAAGACTGTGCACTATATCAGTCTGGAATCTTGGCTATCAGTTTGTTATCAACTCTTAAAACACAGGAGTCTGTCCTCTGGGGGCCATTTGAACATGTGTCTCCGGGCACAACCACCCAACCCTGTGACCCTGCAACAACACAACCAGACTGTCTTGTGGTCATTTGACTTTCTGGTCTCCAGTCAAGGGGGGTTGTAatctaggttgtgacaatgtctctgaAGGCTGCAATTGGGACTTGCCCGATACCAACTAGAAGATGTATGTGTGTAGATATTGAATACTTTATTAGCATAGTTTATATCAAtacataattacatgtatgagaCAGCTGACTTTACAGATTGCATGATAAGAGACAGAGAATATCCAGACTTATATCAGGCATTACCATCCACTGGTGGATGGAAAAACATTCCTAAATTGCCTGATTCTATGTGGAAATACACTTATGAACCAATGAGCACCGTTGAAAATTAAAAGCATGGTCAAAGTCGACAGGGAAAAATATTGCGATACATTGcagggttggcgcgcccgttcgcattttcgccacttgcgaatgctgcacatgagtggcgaatgtaaaacaatgtctggctaaaacATTTCGAGTTCAATTTTAATTGTCATGATTTGCcgagagagtaatagtgttgtgcgaaaattggtcaaagtctatcaaaaagatccacttccacaccaaatgcaccaaggaacgatcgttaatcagtcaaactttatcattatTTGCGGGtggccgcgctatcacacgtggttgctatcgtctgcgttgtagttctacccgttgccgctacagtgattttggaggcgctgctggtcgccttgcgcatacattatcggctagtttcccgctcgcttcgttgccatggagtctccggtcacgggttcctcaaatcgttcgttgattggctgtctcagtactggcgggctgccattctcgcacatgttactgtgggctgggtcggccccaagacgaacaaacgatcggcaatggcgACACAtacttcccgaaattggtggcttgcaatggaactaactttttcccttgtccgtcattaaaggcattcaagagtgttggtcaaccatgactatctcctttgtccctccaccataaggcctagtttccccttataacatcactatttcggacactcagcgccccatttctggaaaggtgtatagagctaactcaatatggctaaaagtgacagctacttggctaaaaagtggctagAAGGACAAAtttcacagagccaaccctgcATTGATAATATATTCTTCATCCTCttcaataaataataataaaactaTCTGATCCAATGTTCATAAATAAGTACTTAGCTGCCAAACAAGACCACCGAACTGAGATTTGTGAGCACAAACTCGTACTGATATATTTCTTCATTCAGACCTTCACCAACCAAAACTACACATACATCTTAAACAATGGTAGTGGCCAATTCAACAAAATACTTGGCCAAAGGCACATGATAGATATATACCTTATAGTACGCTGTAAACAGTAGTACAGTATAACAttggtgttttagaatacaatTGCATTGGTAGTACACTTgacaaaagaaattggaatgctGCAAAGTTTGCAAATAACAAATACATACAGTAAACCGGGGCATGGTTTGCAAGCAAAAGTTCTCATAAGGTATAATATGTACGATAGACCACATGTATGATGGACCAGTGTGAGAACAGTGCTTACGTTAATATCCCTGCAGTTCTGGAATATCTTTATAGAGATCGAGGGAGCCTGGGTTGGCATAAGCCCCGCGGTATGTCACATCCTGACCAGCAAGAACTTTCCTGATCGCAACTTCTACTTTCTTCCCATTCTGTGTGTACTACAATTATAAGAAAGAAGAGATGAGAAAAAAAGACCTTCGTGCGTAGTCCTGGCTTATTAACACTGTCCTAACACTTTAATGAATCACTCGACCAAGAACAGATAATACTGTGTCTCTGTCAAAGCAATACACTCTCACTGCTCAACACACTTTGGAATCCTGGAGAATTGACAAACTGAACCTCACGAACAAGATACTCCATTAGGAAGACCACCAACTTTGCCACATTACAAAGCATAACCAAGAATACTCACAGGAATGTCCTCTATTGGTAGAATGATGGTCGGAACATGGCGTGCAGACAGCTGCTGTCGGATGACAGCTCGTAGCCTCTTGACTAGCTCCTCTGAGAACCTGATCCCTGGTGCCATCTTCAGGAACAAGATGACCCTCTCTTCAGAATTGTCTTGACTTCTCTGACTCACACACAC
This is a stretch of genomic DNA from Lineus longissimus chromosome 2, tnLinLong1.2, whole genome shotgun sequence. It encodes these proteins:
- the LOC135483881 gene encoding long-chain fatty acid transport protein 2-like is translated as MKYLALAGGAALASVAGTYILAPWLKKDLSYIYTCMKLVKALLGYAKKKVFVIDVFEATAKKHPKKTMIWFEGKAYSYETVNQQANRVAHFAEEIGLKTGDTVAMMVYNSPEFIWTIFGFYKLGIKVALINTNIRSKSLWHCLSISDANNLIIGEGLLDALESVSDDIKSAGMDVWIQGKDVPSLYHAMDEVMERVGDNPIDPAVRKDIGIRDPAYYIYTSGTTGLPKAAVVTHRRLVGGVAVIPEVAPMKHDDILYVPLPLYHGSALAFGLGGVIRQGSTMVLRKRFSASQFWDDCRKYDVTVILYIGELLRYLTNRPKQASDKEHKVRCAFGNGLRPEVWVEFQERFGVRDIREMYAATEGTGFFANMGNVVGSIGRASPIFRLIYPFRFLKFDVENETAYRGPDGRCVDAKCGEVGLFVSGINDGRMEFDGYKGRKELNEKKILRNCFKDGDAFFDSGDLMLVDNMYNVFFKDRVGDTFRWKGENVSTTEVATVLSDGEDSIFHVNVYGVEVPGGDGRAGMAAMTMNQDFEVTDTLLNNLYKKVTDYLPVYARPLFIRVQTEIQQTSTFKYIKGNLQREGFNPEIIKEPLYLLDTKTKTYTPLTAELFKKIESGDIRL